The DNA segment TAACGGACTTAATAGGTGATACTCCTGTCGTCAGGTTGAATAGAATTGTGCCGGAACAGGCAGCTGATGTCTTTGTGAAGTTAGAAATGTTTAATCCAACAAAGAGTGTGAAAGACCGGGCTGCTAATAATATGATCAAAATGGCTGAAGAACAAGGTTTGATAAATCAAGGTGATACGATTATCGAGCCAACAAGCGGCAATACAGGAATCGGTCTTGCCATGGTGGCAGCAGCCAAAGGCTACAAAGCGATTCTCATACTTCCCGATAATGCGACTCAGGAACGGATTAATTTATTGAAGGCTTTCGGAGCTAAAGTAGTTTTGACTCCAAGTGAAGAAAAAATGCCTGGAGCTATCCAAAAAGCGCTAGAATTAAAAAATGAAATTCCTAACAGTTTTATTCCGCAACAATTCGAAAATACCGCGAATCCAGATATTCACCGGACTACAACAGCGTTAGAAATTTTGGCGCAAATGAGTGGCAAACTCGATGCTTTCGTAGCAACAGCTGGCACAGGTGGAACCATTACAGGCACAGGGGAGACTTTGAAAGAAAATATACCAAGCTTATATGTAGCTGTTGTAGAACCAAAAGGATCACCTGTATTATCAGGTGGAAAACCAGGTAAACATAAGTTGGTAGGTACAAGCCCGGGCTTTATACCAGATATTTTGAATACCGAAGTTTACGATGAAATTATGCAGATTAGTGATGAAATTGCCATTGATATGTTTAAAAAATTAGCTCGCGAAGAAGGCATTTTTGTCGGTCCTTCCGCAGCTGCAGCAGTTTATGCATCCATTGAAATCGCCAAACGTTTAGGAAAAGGTAAAAAGGTGCTGTGCATAGCTCCCGATACAGGTGAACGCTATTTGAGCATGAATTTATTCGATTGAAATATTTTTAATCATTAAAGAAGAGAAGATTGATTCCCCCTCTTCTTTTCAATTAAAATATTCGCTACTTTTTATGATCATTATTCTCCTTCTATCGTAAAGAATCGATTTCAAGTTCTTTGTTTATGTTTTCCGTAACAGATTTGTTACACTAATTTAAGCAAGTTAGTATTGATAATAAAGGAGTGTATATTATGCAAAATTTAAAAGGTAAAAACGCTTTAATTACCGGAGCAGGTAGAGGAATTGGCCGTGCAACAGCGATTGCTTTTGCTGCAGAAGGTATTAATGTTGGTCTTCTAGGACGAACAGCAGCTAACCTTGAAAAAGTGGTTAAAGAACTTGAAAAATACGATGTAACAGTTACGTACGCTGTAGCCGATGTAGCCGATAATGAATCTGTTACTGCTGCAGTCGATCATATCAAGTCAGAACTTGGCCAAATTGACATCCTAATTAACAATGCGGGAATTGGGAAATTCGGTAAGTTCCTTGATCTTTCACCTGAAGAGTTCAAAAGCATTATAGATACTAACTTAATGGGCGTCTATTATGTGACTAGAGCCGTTCTTCCAGAAATGATTGTGAGAGAATCAGGAGAGATTATTAATATTGCTTCAACTGCCGGCCAAAAAGGCTCACCTATGACAAGCGCATATAGCGCTTCTAAATTTGGTCTTCTTGGCCTTACGGAGTCATTAATGCTTGAAGTGAGAAAGCATAATATCCGTGTTAGCGCATTGACGCCAAGCACAGTTGCTACAGATTTAGCAATCAATGAAAATCTTACCGATGGCAACCCAGATAAAGTCATGCAGCCAGAAGATCTTGCTGAAATAATGGTTGCACAGTTAAAACTGCATCCACGTGTTCTTCTTAAATCTGCTGGATTATGGTCTACAAATCCTTGATTTTACAAATATAAGTTTCTTCAACACATTAAAGGACCTTTGGGGTCCTTTTTATATGTTGTGTTAAGCCTATTTTATTTCAATGCTACACTAGTTACTTACTCCATACCTTTACCCTTCAATAACCATTGTTTCCCAACCGTCATACGCTCCCTCAAACTTCTCTGCATTTATCCATATGTTCATCAATTGCATGGTAATCAAAAGAGTCTATCCTGGAAATGTACATAACATAATCGTCTCATCATCCTTTTCAGATGATCCTTCTTCTAGCGTGAACACTTCTTTTTTGACGGCTATTGTGAAGAGCTTCATCATTTTTTCATTTTGAAACAAAGCAATATGCTCTATCTTTCGCCGAACTTTTAACTTATCACCCAACCCTACTAAGGATTCTAATACATTGTGGACTATACAGATTAAATTACAATAAACAAGCTATCCTCGAAATCTACTGATTTCAAGGATAGCTATTGAAACTTCAAACACAATTGAAGCATTTGCATATTCAGTTTTTATTTTTTCTATTCCTAGACCAAATAACGACTGGAATCAGCAACAACGACAGGAAGCCACCAGCAAGTGAGAGGGTTGCGTAACTTGTAAATGCTACGACTATTCCTGAAATCCCTCCCCCAGATACGCCTGCCAAAGCTACCAATACATCTACAGATCCTTGCGTCTTTGCACGGGTGGATGGATAAGTTGAATCCACGATAAGCGCTGTACCACTAATCAAACCAAAGTTCCAGCCAAGTCCAAGCAGAGCTAGAGCGATGATAAGCATCAGCATGGAATCGGCAGGTGCAAAAGCAGCTACCAATCCTGCAGCCATTAAAGTGGCACCTGCAGCTATTGCCATGACAATTCGGCCAAGCTTGTCAACAAGTACTCCTGTGACAAGGGATGGGAGATACATAGCTGCGACATGGATGCCAATAACCAACCCTATATCACTCAAATCATGTCCGTGATGTAGCATATGTACGGGTGTCATAGTCATTATGGCAACCATTACTATTTGAGTAATGACCATTACCGAGGCTCCTAAAATGATTCCTCGTTTGTTGATTTCAAGTGTTTTAGAATCCGCGTTAAGAACATTAATATCACTTGTTTTCTGCTCATCGGCAATGGCTTGTGCAACCGTAAGAGGGTCTGGACGAAGTAAGACTAACAAGACCAATCCGGCAATAATGTAGGCTGTGGCTGCTAAAATGAACGGACCGGCTAAAGAAGGAACACCAATTGACGTAGCAAAGCGGCCCATTACACCAACCAAGTTTGGACCCGCAAAAGCACCGAATGTGGTTGATACCATTGCTATACTAATGGCTGTTCCTCGCTGCTTAGAACTTGCTAAGTCAGTACCTGCATAGCGCGCTTGTAAGTTTGTTGCAGTTCCGGAACCATAGATTAGCAGTGAAGCAAAAAGCAGGAAAATATTATTGGTTAATGCTGCGATCACTACTCCTATTGCCCCAATACCGCCAGCCAAGAATCCTGTCGCGAGTCCTGAACGACGTCCAAAACGTTGAGATAGTCGCCCTATAATTAGCGCAGCCCCAGCAGAACCAAGAGTAAACAGCGCAACGGGAACTCCTGCAAAACTATCAGTTCCTAGCATATCCCGAGCGAGAAGGGCCCCAACAGTTATACCTGCTGCAAGTCCTGCTCCTCCAAAAATTTGTGAAATGACAACAATTAATAACGTCCGTCGATATAGCTTTTGTTGCTTTTCTGGAGAATCAACGTAACTCTTCACCCAGTCTGGTTGACTTTTATTTACGACTGGATTATCAGGTTTCTGCGACACTACTGAGACCTCTTCTCCAAGGATATGTTTTTATATATTCAGTAATTGCTGTGATCATTATATCCTCCTAACTAATACAAAATCCCAAAATATTTTCATGATCCTCAATGTATACAAAGGAGGGCATAACTACTATTTCATTTTAAGTCTACCATTCTACAAGTCAATCAGTATACCCTGCGGGGTGTGATAACTCCTCTTTATATTCACTATTATAATATTAATTATATTTTTATAGAGTTATACTAGCGTTTCTTTCATTCGAGTTGCAATCATAATGCCTGCTAATAAAGGTAAAATAGCTACTAATCCAATCGCCCAACTAATATTTAGCATATCGGCTAATACCCCTGCTAACAATGCGCCAAATGCATACCCGCTGTCTCTCCAAAATCTAAAAACTCCCATTGAAGAAGCTCTCCACTCTGGATGAGCGACATCACTTATTGCTGCTGCAAAAGTTGGGTAAACCATAGCTGTCCCAATTCCTAGCATTAGTGCTCCTACAATCCATAAGGCATAGATATCAACAAATAATATCCACCAAAGGGAAAAAGCTTGAACCCACATCCCGCTAGCTATTAACCACTTCCGCCCAATACGGTCGCTTAACGCACCAGTAAATAGTTGGAAAAACCCCCATGCCGCTGGATAAATAGCTACGATAACACCTATTTGATTGAATGTTAATCCTGCAGATATGAAAAAGAATGGAAATAGCCCCCACGACATTCCGTCCTTTAAATTTGTTGAAAGGCCTGCAAAACTAATACTAGATAAGTTTTTATCCGTCCAAGTAGTCCTTTTAAATACTTCTCTTGAACTAATAACATCAGAATTTTTCTTTTTTTGTGCCTCTATTTGTAAATGCTTATTCGTGTCTTTAACAAATAAAGATAATAGAAATCCAATTAATACAATAACAATTCCCATGTAAAATGGTTCTGGTCTCAAGGAATAGGTTGAAGCAATATAACCTGAAATCACAGCCATTAAGGCAACCCCTACATAACCAGCAAACTCATTTAATCCGACAGCGAAACCTCTCTGGTTGCTTTTGGCTAAGTCAATTTTCATATTTAATGTCATGGACCAAGTCAAACCTTGGTTAATACCTAGTAATACATTAGCAAAGACAATAACCCACCACGCATGTGCAATGATTACAAGTATCGGGACAAACAAACCGATACCCCAACCTATTAGCAAGACTCGTTTTCGGCCAATTTTATCAGCAATTTGTCCAGCAAAATAATTTACTATTGCTTTTGAGAAACCAAAACTAATAATGAAGGACAGAGCAGCGCTTACAGATGTCAATCCAAAATGTTCTTCACCAATAATAGGAAGAATGGCTCTCTCCAATCCAACCATAAATCCTACGAATAGATTGATAATGATTAATAACGAAAATAAGACAATATTATTTTTTATCCCTAATTTTACTGTACCCATATTTATTCCTCCGTTGTAAAGAAAAACCTAAATATTATTAGGTTATTTTTGCCTTTATTGACCTTGATTAAGCGTTCTCTTTTTAATAAAATCATTTCTATAAAGAACACCGTTAGTTATAGATTAGAAATTTAATTAAGTTGATTTAATTTCTTCCACTCATGAACGCCTGCTTCTAATAAATAAGCTGTATAGCCTTGCTCTTTTAAAAATTCTGTGGCTTCGGTAGCATAAATACAATATGGTCCTCTACAATAAGCGATGATTGTTTTATCTTTTGGAAGTGATGCGAACATTTCTTTCAATTCAGTAATTGGAATAGATTTTGCCCTTGGTATATGCCCTGCTTCATATTCTCTTTTTGGTCGTACATCAATCAGTTGTGAATTATTTTGTTCTAAATAAGAAAAAAGATCTTCAATAGATATTGCTTCTATTTCAGAAGCTTTTGAAATGTAATCAACTCGCGTATGTTTAACTTCATTCATCTGCTTCTCCGTAAGTACTTTAATACTCGATAAGATACTATCAATACTTCCATCCGCTAATTCATAAATCACGTAATTTTTTTCTTTTTTAAATGAAACCAATTTTGATTCCAGTAAGGATTGAAGATGCTTAGAAGTATTGGCTACACTCATAGTGGTTTCCTTTGCCAAAACTTCAACTGTTTTAGGACTTTGTGATAATAAATCCAATAATTCAAACCTTTTCGGACTTGAAAAAGCCTTACTTACTTTAGTGAAATGACTATAAATAAAATCTTTAAACTCCCTATGTTTCATAAATTCACAACCATTCTATTCAACTAATTGGTTTAATAGTATATTAATTAATTTAATTTGTAAACAATTTATTACAATTACCTATAAAAGTACTCCTTTCCTTCCTCATTCCTACTCTTATTTGGATCAAGGCTATCATTATACAAATTCAACCTACCAGAAACTTGTGAAGAAAATGAAGTTAGGCTAATCGATGTCACGTCGTTGTAACTGTTCGAATAACACGCTACAAGATTCATTCTTTGGTCATTTTAAAGATGAAACGGAATTAAAGGAATTGTAAGACCCTGGAAGAAATACGACTAGAAGTGAAAAGTTAAATGACGTATTACAATCATTATCGTGGGCAATGGAATTTAAAAAAGATGCCACCTGCAAAATACAGACAACATCTTCTTCAATTTGCCTAGAGTTTTTATCAAAATGTCCTTTACAAAGTCCATCTTAAAATGCATAATCTTTTTTTCGTTTACAGAAAAAACAACTCTCTACAATTAACTTTGTAAATTGTGAAACGTTAAGAGAAATGATGAAGATCCATAGTATAGGTGTCTTTTTCTTCCCTTATTTAGTAATTACACTTTACCAAGTCAAACTCCATTTCGATTTCTACCGAATAGCATTTGCTATTTAAGGCGTCTTTCGACCTATTCTTTTCAAAATTCAGGGAATCCTATAAAAAATACTTTCTTCTTAAATACATAAATGATCTCACTAAAGATTAAGGAATTTATTAACGGGAACACTAACAATCTTGGGGGGATTATCGTGAAAAATAATGATGTAACCATACCAAATTCAGAAAACACAAAGGATAAAATTAAGATTATTTTAGTGCTGGCAATGCCAGCAGTGATAGAAAATTTTTTTCAGACGATTCTCGGTTTTGTTGATACTTACTTTGTATCGAAAATTGGTCTTGCTGAAGTTTCAGCAGTTGGTGTCACTAATGCTTTGCTAGCCATTTATTTTGCTTTGTTTATGGCAATTGGCGTTGCAGCTAATGTACGGATTGCAAATTTTATTGGAGCGAAACAGCCAGAAAAAGCCCGACATATTGCCCAACAATCGGTTATATTGGCTATTTTGTTTGGCATATTGACGGGGATTTTGACTATGTTCTTTGCAGAACCATTATTAAAGTTGATGGGAATAGAAGACAATGTGCTAGAGGCAGGGGTTATTTACTTTAAAATCGTAGCAATTCCCTCTGTATTTATGTCATTAATGTTTGTTCTAAGTGCGGTCTTAAGAGGAGCTGGTGATACACGTGCTCCAATGAAAGCCAGTATATTAATTAACATAGTTAATGGTGTGTTGGACTATATTTTAATTTTCGGGTTCTGGATAATTCCTGAAATGGGCATTACCGGAGCTGCAATAGCAACTGTTGTTTCAAGAATTATTGGTAGCCTCGCTCTCTTTTATTATATAAAGCGCTCTCCTGTTCTTGCTTTTAGAAAGGATTATTGGAAACCAGATAAACAACACATACGGGAATTAGTAACTCTCGGAGGGCCTGCTGCTGGTGAAAGGCTAGTTATGAGACTTGGACAAATCGTTTACTTTGGATTCGTTGTCGCACTTGGAACAAATGTTTTTGCTGCTCATCAAATTGCCGGCAACGTGGAGGTTTTCTCCTACATGATTGGCTACGGTTTTGCGACCGCAGCAACCATTCTTGTTGGACAGCAAATTGGTGCTGGAAACATTGGTGAAGCAAAAAAATACGCAGTCCTTTGTACAGGGATCGGTATTGGTTTAATGACTATTATAGGCGTTCTGCTTTTTACTTTAGGAGACTGGGCAGGCAGCATATTTACAAATGATACTGTGGTAATTGAAAATATAGGAACCTCTTTAAAAGTATCGGGGGTTTTCCAACCATTCCTCGCTTTACTACTTATTCTTACTGGCGCATTTCAAGGAGCAAATAATACTAAGTTCCCAATGTATCTGACAGCAGTCGGCATGTGGGGGATTCGAACATTACTTGTATATGTACTAGGAATACAACTTGGATGGGGACTTCTCGGTGTGTGGATAGCAATTGGAATAGATATTGCTTTTAGAGCCGTGGTCTTAACTATACAGTTCACACGTGGGAAATGGATTTCTGTTAAAAAGGATGCAGAAGATGAATGTCATCCTCAGACGTCAAAAGAAACTATGTCCGGATGCGTTAATAACTATTAAATAATATTGGAGGAAATTGTGATGGAACAACATCATAAAAATCATCTAGATACAACACTGGAAAGTGAAATTCAGGTAACTATTACTTATCAAAATAAGGTCATTAAATTGTATTTAGAAGATGATGAGGGAAATGTACCGGAATTAGAGTTTAATCACGAGAAACTACTACACCTTATTATTGTAAGTGAAGATTTAAATGAATATTTCCACCTACACCCTGTTCAAAAGAATGATCAAGCATTCGAAATCGATATTGCATTAACAGGTCACTCATATAAGGCTTTTGTGGACATTAAACCTAAAAGGAAAAATTACACTATTAAAGGGATTTCTGTGCCAACAGGTGAAAACATTGATACTCGTCAAAATATGAGTACTGGTTTAAATATAGATGAACAAGGGACAAAAGAGATTAACGGGGTAATAGTTGAATTCCAGCATGATTCATTTGAGACTGGAAAGGATATTAACCTTAATTTTAACATCAAAAACGCTATAGCTGAACCTTACCTAGGAGCATTAGGTCATGTGGTAATTATTGATGAAAAAGCAGAAAAATTTATTCATGTTCACCCCATTTCAAATGAGAGTACATTTTTTCAAACACAATTTGATAATCCGGGATTATATAAATTATGGGCTGAATTTAAATTTGATGGAGCAGTCACAGTCTATCCGTTTGTAATCAAAGTATTTTAACAGTAATAATTTCACTATTAAGTAAATTACAATAAATCATATAATCCTCCAATCGACCATTTTAAAATACTATTTAAAGTTTTGGTGCACTCTCCGTGGTAGAACAATTGAGAAGAATAAAAAATGGATTGGTTGGAAACAATATGTTAGTACAAAAAAATTTATAAGGAGATGGATTAAATGGGGATTCTTTCAACTACTCCAACAACGATGGATCAATGCATCGAAGAATGTTTGCGTTGTGCCCGTGCATGTGAAGAATGCAATACGGCCTGCTTGCAGGAACCAGATGTTCAAGCAAGAATTGCATGTTTGCAACACTTACACGACTGTGCTGACATTTGCTTTGAAGCAGCAGGGTATATGGCTAGAAACAGTGCAAATTCAAAAGCACTTTGCGCACTTTGTGCATCAATTTGCGAAGCGTGTGCTGTTGAATGCGAAAAGTTCAAAGATGATCATTGCCAAGAATGTGCTAAGATTTGCCGTTCATGTGCTGAAATATGCAGAAAA comes from the Paenisporosarcina antarctica genome and includes:
- a CDS encoding MFS transporter: MSQKPDNPVVNKSQPDWVKSYVDSPEKQQKLYRRTLLIVVISQIFGGAGLAAGITVGALLARDMLGTDSFAGVPVALFTLGSAGAALIIGRLSQRFGRRSGLATGFLAGGIGAIGVVIAALTNNIFLLFASLLIYGSGTATNLQARYAGTDLASSKQRGTAISIAMVSTTFGAFAGPNLVGVMGRFATSIGVPSLAGPFILAATAYIIAGLVLLVLLRPDPLTVAQAIADEQKTSDINVLNADSKTLEINKRGIILGASVMVITQIVMVAIMTMTPVHMLHHGHDLSDIGLVIGIHVAAMYLPSLVTGVLVDKLGRIVMAIAAGATLMAAGLVAAFAPADSMLMLIIALALLGLGWNFGLISGTALIVDSTYPSTRAKTQGSVDVLVALAGVSGGGISGIVVAFTSYATLSLAGGFLSLLLIPVVIWSRNRKNKN
- a CDS encoding 3-ketoacyl-ACP reductase, yielding MQNLKGKNALITGAGRGIGRATAIAFAAEGINVGLLGRTAANLEKVVKELEKYDVTVTYAVADVADNESVTAAVDHIKSELGQIDILINNAGIGKFGKFLDLSPEEFKSIIDTNLMGVYYVTRAVLPEMIVRESGEIINIASTAGQKGSPMTSAYSASKFGLLGLTESLMLEVRKHNIRVSALTPSTVATDLAINENLTDGNPDKVMQPEDLAEIMVAQLKLHPRVLLKSAGLWSTNP
- a CDS encoding ribonuclease E inhibitor RraB — encoded protein: MCIVHNVLESLVGLGDKLKVRRKIEHIALFQNEKMMKLFTIAVKKEVFTLEEGSSEKDDETIMLCTFPG
- a CDS encoding ArsR/SmtB family transcription factor: MKHREFKDFIYSHFTKVSKAFSSPKRFELLDLLSQSPKTVEVLAKETTMSVANTSKHLQSLLESKLVSFKKEKNYVIYELADGSIDSILSSIKVLTEKQMNEVKHTRVDYISKASEIEAISIEDLFSYLEQNNSQLIDVRPKREYEAGHIPRAKSIPITELKEMFASLPKDKTIIAYCRGPYCIYATEATEFLKEQGYTAYLLEAGVHEWKKLNQLN
- a CDS encoding four-helix bundle copper-binding protein, which translates into the protein MGILSTTPTTMDQCIEECLRCARACEECNTACLQEPDVQARIACLQHLHDCADICFEAAGYMARNSANSKALCALCASICEACAVECEKFKDDHCQECAKICRSCAEICRKMAS
- a CDS encoding MFS transporter, translating into MGTVKLGIKNNIVLFSLLIIINLFVGFMVGLERAILPIIGEEHFGLTSVSAALSFIISFGFSKAIVNYFAGQIADKIGRKRVLLIGWGIGLFVPILVIIAHAWWVIVFANVLLGINQGLTWSMTLNMKIDLAKSNQRGFAVGLNEFAGYVGVALMAVISGYIASTYSLRPEPFYMGIVIVLIGFLLSLFVKDTNKHLQIEAQKKKNSDVISSREVFKRTTWTDKNLSSISFAGLSTNLKDGMSWGLFPFFFISAGLTFNQIGVIVAIYPAAWGFFQLFTGALSDRIGRKWLIASGMWVQAFSLWWILFVDIYALWIVGALMLGIGTAMVYPTFAAAISDVAHPEWRASSMGVFRFWRDSGYAFGALLAGVLADMLNISWAIGLVAILPLLAGIMIATRMKETLV
- a CDS encoding MATE family efflux transporter: MKNNDVTIPNSENTKDKIKIILVLAMPAVIENFFQTILGFVDTYFVSKIGLAEVSAVGVTNALLAIYFALFMAIGVAANVRIANFIGAKQPEKARHIAQQSVILAILFGILTGILTMFFAEPLLKLMGIEDNVLEAGVIYFKIVAIPSVFMSLMFVLSAVLRGAGDTRAPMKASILINIVNGVLDYILIFGFWIIPEMGITGAAIATVVSRIIGSLALFYYIKRSPVLAFRKDYWKPDKQHIRELVTLGGPAAGERLVMRLGQIVYFGFVVALGTNVFAAHQIAGNVEVFSYMIGYGFATAATILVGQQIGAGNIGEAKKYAVLCTGIGIGLMTIIGVLLFTLGDWAGSIFTNDTVVIENIGTSLKVSGVFQPFLALLLILTGAFQGANNTKFPMYLTAVGMWGIRTLLVYVLGIQLGWGLLGVWIAIGIDIAFRAVVLTIQFTRGKWISVKKDAEDECHPQTSKETMSGCVNNY
- the cysK gene encoding cysteine synthase A, producing MKPVNNITDLIGDTPVVRLNRIVPEQAADVFVKLEMFNPTKSVKDRAANNMIKMAEEQGLINQGDTIIEPTSGNTGIGLAMVAAAKGYKAILILPDNATQERINLLKAFGAKVVLTPSEEKMPGAIQKALELKNEIPNSFIPQQFENTANPDIHRTTTALEILAQMSGKLDAFVATAGTGGTITGTGETLKENIPSLYVAVVEPKGSPVLSGGKPGKHKLVGTSPGFIPDILNTEVYDEIMQISDEIAIDMFKKLAREEGIFVGPSAAAAVYASIEIAKRLGKGKKVLCIAPDTGERYLSMNLFD